A genomic segment from Lagenorhynchus albirostris chromosome X, mLagAlb1.1, whole genome shotgun sequence encodes:
- the NR0B1 gene encoding nuclear receptor subfamily 0 group B member 1, translated as MAGEDHQWQGSILYNMLMSAKQTHATPEAPEARPGGACWGCSCGSEPPVGREGLPGERAVALLYRCCFCGEDHPRQGSILYNMLTSAKQTQETAEAPEARLGGACWGCSCGSEPPVGREGLPGGRATVLLYRCCFCGEDHPRQGSILYSLLTSAKQTHVAPEAPEARPGGAWWDRSYCAQRLGGREELPRGRALALPYRCCFCGEDHPRQGGILCNVPTSAKQTHVAPEAQPGGPWWDPSCGAQRRVALKSPQVVCEAASAGLLKTLRFVKYLPCFQVLPLDQQLVLVRSCWAPLLLLELAQDRLNFETVETSEPSLLQKILTTRRRETEGDEPQPHLVLPPEAEHLPLAAEVQAIKGFLAKCWSLDISTKEYAYLKGTVLFNPDLPGLQCVKYIQGLQWGTQRILREHVRVTHRGHQARFAELNSTLFLLRFINANVLAELFFRPIIGPVTMDDMMLEMLCAK; from the exons ATGGCGGGCGAGGACCACCAGTGGCAGGGCAGCATCCTCTACAACATGCTCATGAGCGCGAAGCAAACGCACGCGACTCCGGAGGCGCCCGAGGCACGGCCGGGGGGCGCGTGCTGGGGCTGCTCCTGTGGCTCGGAGCCCCCGGTGGGCAGAGAGGGGCTGCCAGGTGAACGGGCAGTGGCGCTTCTGTACCGCTGCTGCTTTTGCGGTGAAGACCACCCGCGGCAGGGCAGCATCCTCTACAACATGCTCACGAGCGCGAAGCAAACGCAGGAGACTGCGGAGGCGCCCGAGGCCCGGCTGGGGGGCGCGTGCTGGGGCTGCTCCTGTGGCTCGGAGCCcccagtgggcagagagggactGCCGGGTGGGCGGGCCACGGTGCTCCTGTACCGCTGCTGCTTTTGCGGTGAAGACCACCCGCGGCAGGGCAGCATCCTGTACAGCTTGCTCACCAGTGCAAAGCAAACGCACGTGGCTCCGGAAGCTCCTGAGGCGCGGCCGGGGGGCGCGTGGTGGGACCGCTCCTACTGCGCGCAGAGGCTGGGGGGCAGAGAGGAGCTGCCGCGCGGGCGGGCCTTGGCGCTCCCGTACCGCTGCTGCTTTTGCGGTGAAGACCACCCGCGGCAGGGCGGCATCCTCTGCAACGTGCCCACGAGCGCAAAGCAAACGCACGTGGCTCCAGAGGCACAGCCGGGGGGCCCCTGGTGGGATCCCTCGTGCGGCGCGCAGCGGCGGGTGGCCCTCAAGAGCCCACAGGTGGTCTGCGAGGCAGCCTCGGCGGGCCTGTTGAAGACGCTGCGCTTCGTCAAGTACCTGCCCTGCTTCCAGGTGCTGCCCCTGGACCAGCAGCTGGTGCTGGTGCGCAGCTGCTGGGCGCCGCTACTCCTGCTGGAGCTGGCCCAGGACCGCTTGAACTTTGAGACGGTGGAGACCTCGGAGCCCAGCCTGCTGCAGAAGATCCTCACCACCAGGCGGCGGGAGACCGAGGGCGACGAGCCGCAGCCACATTTGGTACTGCCGCCGGAGGCCGAGCATTTGCCGTTGGCCGCCGAGGTCCAAGCCATCAAGGGCTTCCTCGCCAAGTGCTGGAGCCTGGACATCAGTACCAAGGAGTACGCCTACCTCAAGGGGACCGTGCTCTTTAACCCGG accTACCAGGTCTGCAGTGCGTGAAGTACATCCAGGGACTTCAGTGGGGAACCCAGCGGATACTCCGTGAACACGTCAGGGTGACACACAGGGGGCACCAGGCCAGATTTGCCGAACTGAACAGCACCCTTTTCCTGCTGAGATTCATCAATGCCAATGTCCTGGCCGAACTGTTCTTCAGGCCCATCATCGGCCCAGTCACAATGGATGATATGATGCTAGAGATGCTCTGTGCGAAGTAA